A part of Arachis hypogaea cultivar Tifrunner chromosome 12, arahy.Tifrunner.gnm2.J5K5, whole genome shotgun sequence genomic DNA contains:
- the LOC112728029 gene encoding ERBB-3 BINDING PROTEIN 1 isoform X2, producing the protein MYKNVKRKIERGVAFPTCISVNNTVCHFSPLATDETVLEEGDILKIDMACHIDGFIAAVAHTHVLQQGPVTGRVADVIAAANTAAEVALRLVRPGRKNKDVTDAIQKVAAAYDCKIVEGVLSHQMKQFVIDGNKVVLSVSNPDTRVDDAEFEENEVYAIDIVASTGEGKPKLLDEKQTTIYKRAVDKSYHLKMKASRFIFSEISQNFPIMPFSARALEEKRARLGLVECVNHELLQPYPVLHEKPGDYVAHIKFTVLLMPNGSDRITSHALQELQPTKTIDDPEIKAWLALATKTKKKGGGKKKKGKKGAEAEPMEEEATNGATPQE; encoded by the exons ATGTACAAGAATGTGAAGAGGAAGATTGAGAGGGGAGTTGCTTTCCCAACTTGCATTTCTGTTAACAACACTGTGTGTCATTTTTCTCCACTAGCCACTGATGAAACTGTGTTGGAAGAAGGTGATATTTTGAAAAT TGATATGGCTTGCCATATAGATGGATTTATTGCTGCCGTGGCGCACACTCATGTTCTGCAGCAAGGTCCGGTTACCGGACGGGTGGCTGATGTAATTGCAGCTGCAAACACTGCTGCTGAAGTGGCCTTGAGACTTGTAAGGCCGGGAAGGAAG AACAAGGATGTAACTGATGCAATTCAAAAGGTTGCTGCCGCCTATGATTGCAAAATTGTTGAGGGTGTTCTTAGTCACCAAATGAAGCAATTCGTGATTGACGGAAACAAGGTTGTGTTGAGTGTATCTAATCCGGATACTAGGGTTGATGATGCTGAGTTCGAGGAAAATGAAGTTTATGCTATTGATATAGTTGCAAGCACCGGAGAAGGCAAG CCTAAGCTTTTGGATGAGAAGCAGACAACTATCTATAAGAGGGCTGTTGACAAGAGCTATCACTTGAAGATGAAAGCATCGAGGTTCATTTTCAGCGAAATTAGCCAAAATTTTCCAATCATGCCATTTTCTGCTAG GGCTTTGGAAGAGAAGAGAGCTCGGTTAGGTTTAGTTGAATGTGTGAATCATGAACTCTTGCAGCCTTATCCTGTTCTTCATGAAAAGCCTG GTGATTATGTTGCGCACATCAAATTCACGGTGTTGTTGATGCCAAACGGATCAGACCGCATCACATCTCATGCGCTCCAAGAATTGCAGCCGACCAAAACGATCGACGATCCTGAAATTAAGGCCTGGCTAGCATTGGCCACAAAGACAAAGAAGAAGGGTggtggaaagaagaagaaag GTAAGAAGGGTGCTGAAGCTGAGCCCATGGAAGAGGAGGCAACAAATGGTGCCACACCCCAAGAATGA
- the LOC112728029 gene encoding ERBB-3 BINDING PROTEIN 1 isoform X1, whose translation MSEDEREEKELDLTTPEVVTKYKSAAEIVNKALQLVVSECKPKSKIVDICEKGDSYIREQTGNMYKNVKRKIERGVAFPTCISVNNTVCHFSPLATDETVLEEGDILKIDMACHIDGFIAAVAHTHVLQQGPVTGRVADVIAAANTAAEVALRLVRPGRKNKDVTDAIQKVAAAYDCKIVEGVLSHQMKQFVIDGNKVVLSVSNPDTRVDDAEFEENEVYAIDIVASTGEGKPKLLDEKQTTIYKRAVDKSYHLKMKASRFIFSEISQNFPIMPFSARALEEKRARLGLVECVNHELLQPYPVLHEKPGDYVAHIKFTVLLMPNGSDRITSHALQELQPTKTIDDPEIKAWLALATKTKKKGGGKKKKGKKGAEAEPMEEEATNGATPQE comes from the exons ATGTCGGAGGATGAGAGGGAAGAGAAGGAGTTGGATCTTACAACTCCTGAAGTGGTCACTAAGTATAAGAGTGCAGCTGAGATTGTTAACA AGGCTTTGCAGTTAGTTGTTTCAGAATGTAAACCAAAGTCTAAGATTGTAGACATTTGTGAAAAAGGGGATAGCTACATTAGAGA GCAAACCGGTAACATGTACAAGAATGTGAAGAGGAAGATTGAGAGGGGAGTTGCTTTCCCAACTTGCATTTCTGTTAACAACACTGTGTGTCATTTTTCTCCACTAGCCACTGATGAAACTGTGTTGGAAGAAGGTGATATTTTGAAAAT TGATATGGCTTGCCATATAGATGGATTTATTGCTGCCGTGGCGCACACTCATGTTCTGCAGCAAGGTCCGGTTACCGGACGGGTGGCTGATGTAATTGCAGCTGCAAACACTGCTGCTGAAGTGGCCTTGAGACTTGTAAGGCCGGGAAGGAAG AACAAGGATGTAACTGATGCAATTCAAAAGGTTGCTGCCGCCTATGATTGCAAAATTGTTGAGGGTGTTCTTAGTCACCAAATGAAGCAATTCGTGATTGACGGAAACAAGGTTGTGTTGAGTGTATCTAATCCGGATACTAGGGTTGATGATGCTGAGTTCGAGGAAAATGAAGTTTATGCTATTGATATAGTTGCAAGCACCGGAGAAGGCAAG CCTAAGCTTTTGGATGAGAAGCAGACAACTATCTATAAGAGGGCTGTTGACAAGAGCTATCACTTGAAGATGAAAGCATCGAGGTTCATTTTCAGCGAAATTAGCCAAAATTTTCCAATCATGCCATTTTCTGCTAG GGCTTTGGAAGAGAAGAGAGCTCGGTTAGGTTTAGTTGAATGTGTGAATCATGAACTCTTGCAGCCTTATCCTGTTCTTCATGAAAAGCCTG GTGATTATGTTGCGCACATCAAATTCACGGTGTTGTTGATGCCAAACGGATCAGACCGCATCACATCTCATGCGCTCCAAGAATTGCAGCCGACCAAAACGATCGACGATCCTGAAATTAAGGCCTGGCTAGCATTGGCCACAAAGACAAAGAAGAAGGGTggtggaaagaagaagaaag GTAAGAAGGGTGCTGAAGCTGAGCCCATGGAAGAGGAGGCAACAAATGGTGCCACACCCCAAGAATGA